AGGAACTTTTGACTTTGATTCTGGTCTTCTGGATTTCATTAAATCAATTTCATCCCTTAATGCTTCAAGTTTATCAATATCACTTTTAATCATTATCTATCACCATTTTTAGTATTTGTGTATATATTTGAATATATAATAATTTATGTTATACTAAAGTTTACCCTTTTAGTATTTATAAAGGTTTTGTTAGTGGTTTACATTACTTCAGAGTAGTGAAATCAGTTAATCTTGAGCCTGTTGAAATTGATGGTGATTATGTCGGCAGGCATAAAGAGATTTTATTAAGAGTTTTGCCTGGAGAGATTAACTTGTTAATCCCCGGAGATTCTAAATATCTTTCAAATATATATTGATTTGTTTATTCATTATTTTCTAATCTTTTACTTGTGTCTATATCTGCAATTTGTTATAGAAAGACATCTTTAGAGAGCTTTGCAAAAAGGAATTTTTAGCTAAATAAATTTCAAAAAGTAAATAAAATCTTATTTTTCCACCAGTGTATAGTAATTGTGAATAATTTTCGTACATTTTTCACAATTACTAATAAGCAAATGTATGGATAAATATACGATTATTTAACACATTTGCTATACCGCTGAGGGTTATATTGGAAAAATAGGGTCTTAAAAATCTCCAATTTAGTATTTGACTCGCAGGGGAGATTTTGATTTATAAAGGCTAAAATTACGCCATTCCAAATTCTCATTGAGGGGTTTGCCTAAAAAAAGAATTATGCAAAGTCCTCTTTACATCATACCGCCCATTCCAGGAGGCATTCCACCCATCCCGCCAGGTGGCATTCCCTGTTGCGCGCCACCGGAAGCTCCAGCTATAACATCATCAATTCTTAATATCATTATAGCAACTTCAGCCGCGGATTGTACTGCCTGAGTTTTAATCTGTAAAGGTTCGATTATCCCGTCAGCCCATGAGTCTGTAACTTTGCCGTTGAATACATCAACACCGGCCCATTTTTGTCCCCTATCATGCGCAGCTTTTAATCCAGTTATCATATCAATTGGATCTAGGCCGGCATTTTCAGCTAATGTCCTTGGTATTACTTCAATAGCATCCGCAAAAGCATTAACTGCAAGCTGTTCTCTGCCTGATAATGAATCTGCAAAATATCTTAATTTTTTAGCAAGTTCGATCTCAATTGCTCCGCCGCCAGCTACAACTTTACCATTTCTAATTGCTGAAGCAAGTACTCCGATTGAATCATCTAACGCTCTCTTTACTTCATCAATTACATGCTCAGTGCCACCCCTGACGAGAATTGTAACAGCTTTGGGGTTGATACATTCTCGCACAAAAGTCATTTGTTCGTCACCAACTTTCTTTTCTTCCACTATACCCGATTTCCCCAGTTCTGCCGGCGTCAAATCGTCAAGATTGGTAACAATCTTAGCACCTGTCGCTCTAGCTAATTTTTCAATATCTGATTTTTTGGCTCTCCTTACTGCGTATATTCCTTTCTTTGCAAGGTAATGCTGCGCAATATCGTCAATGCCCTTTTGGCATATAACAACGTTAGCGCCGGAGTTTGCCACTTTTTCAACCATGTTACGCAACATTTTTTCTTCCTGATCAAGGAATGCTTGTATTTGTGACGGATCATTTATTTGTATTTTTGCATCAGTTTCGGTTGATCTAACTTCAATAGCCGAATCAATTAACGCGATTTTTGCATTCCTTACTAATGTTGGCATGCCTGAATGCACTCTTTCTTTGTCAAGTATGATGCCTTCAATTAATTCAGTATTTTCTACGCCGGAACCAACTTTCTTTTCAATTTTGATATTATCGATTATAACGCTTTTTTTGCCATCAATTACTTCAGTGATTTTTATGATTGCATTAACTGCTATTTCTGCAAGTTTATTTTTTGCAACTGCTGCACCTTTGCCGTTCATTGCAGTTGAAGCAATCATTTTTAGAATTTCTTTATCGTTTGTTTCAATATCTACTGCAAGTTCTTTTAATATTTCTTGGGCTTTCTCAGCTGCAATGCCGTAACCTTTTGAGAGTACAGTTGGATGAATGTCCATATCTAATAATTGTTCAGCTTTTTTTAGCAATTCGCCAGCAAGAATTGCTGCCGTAGTTGTGCCATCTCCAACTTCATTTTCTTGAGTTTTTGCAACTTCAACCAACATTTTAGCTGCTGGGTGTTCAATTTGCATTTCCTGTAATATTGTTACCCCATCATTTGTTACTGTCACATCACCTAGCGAATCAACAATCATCTTGTCCATTCCTTTAGGACCTAGGGTTGTGCGTACCGCTTCAGCTACTAATTTAGCTGCGGCAATGTTATTTCTTTGGGCATTTCTGCCAGTTGTCCTTTGTGTACCCTCGGGTAAAATAAATATTGGTTGAACCTGATTTGTCATTTTAATTTTCCTCCTATCAATTCTTTCTAGCTTTCTTTAATTTTTAAGAACTATCACCTGTTTAGGTTAAGTTTAAGATTAAATGGTTCTTTATAAAGATTGCGGTAGACCGGGATATTTTGAAAGTCCATTGTTAATATACCGGTATTAAATTAAATTCTATCTATGTAAGAATTATTTTAATAATCGATTATCAGTTACTAATTAATGATGGGGTGCCTTTGAAACAGCATTAACTTACCCAAACCTTTATATATAAAAACTCGAAAGTATAGTCTAAAAAAGATATTTTCTTAGTAAGTGATAGGACGATAGGACCAATCAAATGATAACATTTAAAGATAAACCTGACAGCGCAGCGGTATTAAAAAAGCTTTTGAATCCTATAATCAGTAATTGGTTCTTCAAGAAATTTAAAGATTTTTCATTGCCGCAGTTATATGGGGTTTCAGAGATACATTCAAGAAATAATATTCTAGTTTCAGCGCCGACAGGCGCAACTAAAACATTGACGGGTTTTTTATCTGTGCTTAACGAATTAATTGATTCTGCTGAAAAAGGAAAATTGGAAGATAGGGTTTATTGTGTTTATATCTCGCCATTGAAAGCGCTAAACAATGATATAAAAAAGAATTTAGTTGAACCATTGCAACAGATGGAAGAGTTAGAAAAAAAACAATTCCCTATCCGAATTTCCGTGCGTACAGGTGATACCCCCCAAAGCGAAAGAGCTAAGATGTTGAAAAATCCGCCCCATATTTTAATTACTACGCCGGAATCACTGTCTATTCTGCTGTCTTCTCCAAAGTTTAGGGATAAACTTAACAATGTAGAGTGGTGCATTATCGATGAAATTCATGCATTGGCAGATAACAAGAGGGGTGTGCACTTATCGTTAACAATGGAAAAACTTCAGAGGCTTTCTCCAGGTATGGCAAGGGTTGGTTTAAGCGCAACGGTTTCGCCTTTAGAAGAAGTTGCTCAATTTTTAGTAGGGGTTAAACGTTCATGTAAAATTGTTGATGTGCAGTTTATTAAAGAACTGGATTTGCAAGTAATAAGTCCAGTGCCGGATCTAGTCAATATTGATTATCAAACATTATCAAAGAAAACATATGATCTTATTGATAAATTAATACATGAGCATAAAACTACTCTCATTTTTACAAACACAAGGGCGGGGACTGAAAGAGTCGTGCATCATTTGAAAGACAAATTCCCGCAAAAATATTCAGAGATCAAAGAAGGTTCGCCAGACGAAGTTTCATCTTTAATTGGGGCACATCATGGCTCACTTTCAAAAGAACATAGATTGAATATTGAAGAAAGTTTAAGAAAAGGCAAACTGAAAGCAGTTGTATGTTCGACTTCTTTAGAGTTGGGCATTGACATAGGTTACATTGATCTTGTGATTTTATTAGGTTCACCGAAAAGCGTTGCAAGAGCTTTGCAACGCGTGGGCCGGTCAGGGCATCAGTTGCATTCTATCACAAAAGGAAGAATAATTGTAATGGATCGTGACGATCTTGTAGAATGTTCCGTTTTATTAAAAAATGCAGTAGAAAAAAAAATTGACAGAATACATATCCCCTCTAATTGTTTAGATGTGCTTGCGCAGCAAATTTATGGGTTTGCGATTGACGAAGTTATTGAAACTAAAGAACTTTATAGGTTAGTTAAACAATCATATTGTTACAGAGACTTGTCAATGGACGATTTTATAGAGGTTATTTATTATTTGTCAGGTAAATTTATTTCGCTGGAGGATAGGCACGTTTATGGAAAAATTTGGTTTGAAGAAGGCAAAATCGGCAGACGCGGTAAAATGGCTCGGGTTCTTTACATGACAAACATCGGCACTATTCCGGATCAGCATGGCATTGTCGTAAAGATTGGAACGCAAAGTATTGGCACAGTTGATGAAGGTTTTCTTGAGAAATTAAAATCCGGCGATATTTTTGTTTTAGGGGGGAATACTTACCAGTTTAAATTTGCGCGTGGAATGGTTGCGCAGGTAAACGCTGCCCAAGGTAAAACTCCTACAGTTCCGAGTTGGGTATCAGAAATGTTGCCTTTGTCATTTGACCTTGGCACTGAAATTCAAAGGTTTAGGGGGTTGATGCAAGACCAGTTTAATAGCAAAGTAAATAAAAAAGAGATATTACAATTTATTCATAAGTATCTTTATGTAGATGAAGTTGCAGCAGAAGCGATTTATAGTTATATGTATGATCAATATCTTTTTATTGGGATCCCCAATCTCCGGTGGCTGCTTATTGAAAATTATAATGATGGTCAAAAAAAGTATAGCATATTTCATTCTAATTTTGGCAGAAGGGTTAATGATGTGCTTGCAAGAGCAGTTGCATTTGTAATTTTTAGAACTCAACATAGAGATGTTGAAGTTGGTATCCGCGATAATGGATTTTATGTTGCCTCTGACAAACCAATTAACCCGTTGAAAGCCTTTGAAATGTTGAAGTCAAAAGAATTAAGAAAGCTAATGGATCTTGCAATTGAAAAATCTGAGGTACTAAGAAGAAGGTTTAGACATTGCGCAGGGAGATCGCTGATGATTTTAAGGAACTATATGGGCAGAAAGAAAAATGTTGGAAGGCAGCAAGTAAGTTCTATGATTCTTTTAAATGCCGTGAGGCGGATTTCCCCTAATTTCTCCATCTTGAAAGAAGCACGGAGAGAAGTACTTGAAGACTTGATGGACATTGGAAATGCCGTTAAAGTTTTGGAACTTGTGGAAGAAAAAAAAATTAAAGTAACTGAACAATCTACAAAAATCCCATCCCCATTTTCATTCAACATAATCGCGCAAGGTTACGCTGACTTGTTCAAAGTAGATGAGCGGGTTGATTTTTTAAGAAAAATGCACGGATTGGTTAAAGCGCAGATTGGGCTGAATATGAAGAAAACTACTAAATCTGAATAGGAGTAATACTTTTATAAAATTGAGTTTTACGAATGCAGTTATTACTTTTTTATAATCTCAATATCGGATATAAGATAAATTTATATTTATATAAAGAATACCTCTTTCATGGATTTATTTCAAGCAGTTATCTTAGGAATTGTGCAAGGCATAGCGGAGTGGTTACCGATTAGCTCTGAGGGGGTTAATTCACTGATTCTGATTTATTTCTTTAATTCATCATTAACAGATGCAGTATATTTGTCAATCTGGCTTCATTCAGGGACTTTACTTGCGGCAGTTGTGTTTTTTAGAAAACAAATATTAAAATTGTTAAAGAATCTTAGACATTATTCTTTTAAAGAAACTCCTTATAATAATTTGACAAACTTTTTAGTTGCTTCAACAATTGTAACTGGGATTATTGGTTTGCCAATATTACTTTTCGGTTTGGATAAATTAGATTTTAATGGTAATTTAGCAACAGCATTTATCGGAATTTTGTTAATTATCACCGGCTTTTTACAATTATTCATAAAAAACCAAACTCTCAAAAAATTACCAACTACTTTTGATGGAATCTTGGCAGGTTTTGTGCAACCTTTTGCAGGGCTTCCGGGATTGAGCAGATCTGGTTTAACTGTGTCAGTTTTAATATTTAGAGGCTATAATCCTGAAACTGCATTATCATTAAGTTTTCTTATGTCAATCCCTGCAGTGTTTGGTGCAGAAATTGTTTTAATATTATTAGACAAAGTAACTTTCAGTTATTATTTGTTGCTTGCAATGGTGTTTTCTTTTATAATTGGATTATTTACTCTTAATTTTCTTACTCAGTTTGCAAAGAAATTTAACTTTGGATATTTTTGTATTTTATTAGGTTTAATTTCATTTACACCGCTAATTTTATAAAGATTAAAGCATCTAATTTTTTTAATGGTAGAATTAATTAATTTATTGGTTCCGCTGATTGCAGTTTTCACTGGGGCTGCTAATTTAATTTGGAGCCGGATTGTTTTAGTTAGGCATAAAGTTAATTTTCATAAATTTTTGCCGATTACTTTTATTTTAGCCAGTCTTTTCATGTTGCCATTCTTAGGTTTTATAGAAAATTTTTCAATGCGCATGCTTGAACCAATAAACATTTCTTTAATGATGGGTTTAATATTTGTAGCATACATGTACAATTTTTTTTTCTTTAAGGGATTTGGGCATGAAACTTTATGTGAAGTAGAATTTTTAATGTTACTTGTTCCATTGTTTGCGATAAGTTTAGCATTTTTTATTTTTCCTTCTGAAAGATTATTATTGCCTCTTTTTTTGGGCATCATAGCAACAATTGTTTTGGCATGGTCACATTTTTATCATGGCCATATAGAATTTACTAAAAATTCGAAATATATATTGTTATCAATTTTGTTTCTTGCCATTGAATATATGTTTGTTAAACAATTACTTGGCTTGTATAATCCGTTTACACTTTATTTTGTGCGGACATTTTTTCTAACTATTTTATTTAATTTATTATTCCCTGTGAAATTTAAAGAGATACCTCGAAAGTCTTGGAAGTACTTGGTTGCAGGGGTGATGGCTTTCGTAATTCAATATGTTGCAACTTTTACAAGTGTTGAATTTAACGGGATTGTAGTCACGAATTTAATAATGAACTTATTGCCTGTTACGGTTTTCACCTACGCATACTTTATTTATAAAGATAATCCGGGCTGGAAAAAGATTGTTGCCGGCATTGTAATTCTTAGTTGTATCCTTATTATTCAAATTTACGGTTAAACTTTTAAATTAGTTCAGTAATATACCTGAATATGGAGATTATGAAAGGAATCAAAATAGTAGACCTTGGTTTAAAGATAGGCAAAATTTTAATTTTTGCAGATTTCCATATTGGTTATGAAGAAGCATTAAACAAGCAAGGAATATTTATGCCTATGTTCCAGTTTGGAGATACTATTAAAAGAATTATTCCAATACTTGAAAAAGTTAAACCTGAAATAATTATTATAAATGGAGACTTGAAACATGAGTTTGGCATAATTAGTGATACTGAATGGAAGCAAACTTTAAAACTCCTTGAACTCTTTCAAAACCATTCAAAAAATGTTGTACTCATAAAAGGCAATCATGATAAAATCCTTGAACCTATTGCTAAAAAGAAAGGCCTTGAAATAACTGACCATTACATTGTTAAAGATTGTTACATCTGTCATGGAGATGCTATTCCTAAAAAAGTTGAACAGAAAACAATAATCATAGGTCATGAACATCCGGCTATAACTTTAAGAACCGA
This genomic window from Candidatus Woesearchaeota archaeon contains:
- a CDS encoding TCP-1/cpn60 chaperonin family protein — its product is MTNQVQPIFILPEGTQRTTGRNAQRNNIAAAKLVAEAVRTTLGPKGMDKMIVDSLGDVTVTNDGVTILQEMQIEHPAAKMLVEVAKTQENEVGDGTTTAAILAGELLKKAEQLLDMDIHPTVLSKGYGIAAEKAQEILKELAVDIETNDKEILKMIASTAMNGKGAAVAKNKLAEIAVNAIIKITEVIDGKKSVIIDNIKIEKKVGSGVENTELIEGIILDKERVHSGMPTLVRNAKIALIDSAIEVRSTETDAKIQINDPSQIQAFLDQEEKMLRNMVEKVANSGANVVICQKGIDDIAQHYLAKKGIYAVRRAKKSDIEKLARATGAKIVTNLDDLTPAELGKSGIVEEKKVGDEQMTFVRECINPKAVTILVRGGTEHVIDEVKRALDDSIGVLASAIRNGKVVAGGGAIEIELAKKLRYFADSLSGREQLAVNAFADAIEVIPRTLAENAGLDPIDMITGLKAAHDRGQKWAGVDVFNGKVTDSWADGIIEPLQIKTQAVQSAAEVAIMILRIDDVIAGASGGAQQGMPPGGMGGMPPGMGGMM
- a CDS encoding ATP-dependent helicase, with the translated sequence MITFKDKPDSAAVLKKLLNPIISNWFFKKFKDFSLPQLYGVSEIHSRNNILVSAPTGATKTLTGFLSVLNELIDSAEKGKLEDRVYCVYISPLKALNNDIKKNLVEPLQQMEELEKKQFPIRISVRTGDTPQSERAKMLKNPPHILITTPESLSILLSSPKFRDKLNNVEWCIIDEIHALADNKRGVHLSLTMEKLQRLSPGMARVGLSATVSPLEEVAQFLVGVKRSCKIVDVQFIKELDLQVISPVPDLVNIDYQTLSKKTYDLIDKLIHEHKTTLIFTNTRAGTERVVHHLKDKFPQKYSEIKEGSPDEVSSLIGAHHGSLSKEHRLNIEESLRKGKLKAVVCSTSLELGIDIGYIDLVILLGSPKSVARALQRVGRSGHQLHSITKGRIIVMDRDDLVECSVLLKNAVEKKIDRIHIPSNCLDVLAQQIYGFAIDEVIETKELYRLVKQSYCYRDLSMDDFIEVIYYLSGKFISLEDRHVYGKIWFEEGKIGRRGKMARVLYMTNIGTIPDQHGIVVKIGTQSIGTVDEGFLEKLKSGDIFVLGGNTYQFKFARGMVAQVNAAQGKTPTVPSWVSEMLPLSFDLGTEIQRFRGLMQDQFNSKVNKKEILQFIHKYLYVDEVAAEAIYSYMYDQYLFIGIPNLRWLLIENYNDGQKKYSIFHSNFGRRVNDVLARAVAFVIFRTQHRDVEVGIRDNGFYVASDKPINPLKAFEMLKSKELRKLMDLAIEKSEVLRRRFRHCAGRSLMILRNYMGRKKNVGRQQVSSMILLNAVRRISPNFSILKEARREVLEDLMDIGNAVKVLELVEEKKIKVTEQSTKIPSPFSFNIIAQGYADLFKVDERVDFLRKMHGLVKAQIGLNMKKTTKSE
- a CDS encoding undecaprenyl-diphosphate phosphatase codes for the protein MDLFQAVILGIVQGIAEWLPISSEGVNSLILIYFFNSSLTDAVYLSIWLHSGTLLAAVVFFRKQILKLLKNLRHYSFKETPYNNLTNFLVASTIVTGIIGLPILLFGLDKLDFNGNLATAFIGILLIITGFLQLFIKNQTLKKLPTTFDGILAGFVQPFAGLPGLSRSGLTVSVLIFRGYNPETALSLSFLMSIPAVFGAEIVLILLDKVTFSYYLLLAMVFSFIIGLFTLNFLTQFAKKFNFGYFCILLGLISFTPLIL
- a CDS encoding DMT family transporter, with protein sequence MVELINLLVPLIAVFTGAANLIWSRIVLVRHKVNFHKFLPITFILASLFMLPFLGFIENFSMRMLEPINISLMMGLIFVAYMYNFFFFKGFGHETLCEVEFLMLLVPLFAISLAFFIFPSERLLLPLFLGIIATIVLAWSHFYHGHIEFTKNSKYILLSILFLAIEYMFVKQLLGLYNPFTLYFVRTFFLTILFNLLFPVKFKEIPRKSWKYLVAGVMAFVIQYVATFTSVEFNGIVVTNLIMNLLPVTVFTYAYFIYKDNPGWKKIVAGIVILSCILIIQIYG
- a CDS encoding metallophosphoesterase codes for the protein MEIMKGIKIVDLGLKIGKILIFADFHIGYEEALNKQGIFMPMFQFGDTIKRIIPILEKVKPEIIIINGDLKHEFGIISDTEWKQTLKLLELFQNHSKNVVLIKGNHDKILEPIAKKKGLEITDHYIVKDCYICHGDAIPKKVEQKTIIIGHEHPAITLRTEIRAERFKCFLLGRYKQKNLIVQPSFNLVTEGTDVLRERLLSPFLKQDLDNFMAFIVGDKVFDFGKLKKLRNL